The DNA region TCAATTGGAGATAAAATGTTTGGCATGTGCTCTTGAGTTATGCCATTAAGGTTTACGCCCGGAGAAATCCCGCGGCGATCAAAAAGCAATGATGCCCCTTCATTTGTTGTTTGATTGCGATAACCGCGCCTGAAAAGAAGGCGATAAATTCAAAACTTATAACGGATGGATAGAAACATTTGCGGGTGAGCCAGCCCATTGGGGGGAGGGTAACACCCAATCTCCACGTTACGTATCATTTTCTCTTTTCTGAATGCTGTTTATTTATAATGTTACAAATCGTAACGCTATTTTTCACCACAATTACATTTTGTAACATACTTGCGAACAGATGGTTACAAAATGTTACATATAAATCATCAGGCTTCGAATATTAGATACAGCATGGCAACGAAAGTCGTACGCGTCTCAGAGGATGCAATCGAGATCACCGGCAGATATGCCAAAGACATCAGCGAAGGGATCCGGATGATGCAGAAACTCATTGAGGAAAAAAGCACGCCGCAGATCGATATGAAAGCTCTCGAGAAGATGATGAGAGACTGCATCGCCGAAGAGTTTGAAAACCTCCAGAGGGGGTACTGAATGCAGCTTACCGGCTGGATGGAAGAGAACGGCCGGCTGCTCGACCGTGCCGAGATCGAAATCTTTTCTGTATCCAGACTCTCGGCATGCGGCGGCGAGTTTCTTCTGGAGACGGATGATTGCTTCATCCGCGACAAATACCACATCATGCCCGGGAACCCAAAAGGGAAGCCGGTCATCACCGCCGAACCAATAGTTTCCGGCATGTCCCTCGATGAAGCGATCCAAACGGCCGTTTCGCTCCGGGCATCCGATGACGCCGTGACCACGCTTTCAGGCGGCGTGGACTCATCCCTCGTCGCTGCCCTTGCCGGACTCCCCTGCATCGCGGTAGGGCTTTCCGGTTCGCATGATCTTATCGCCGCACAACAGACTGCCGAGATCCTCGACCTCCCGATCACCGTAAAAGAGATTGGTATCGACGATATTCGGGCGGCACTCGACGACGTTCTTGAAATCATCCCGCGGGTCACACCGCTCGACGTCGAGATCGGGATCACCGGATACTTCATCGCCGCTCTCGCAAAAGAGACCGGGGCAAAAAGGATACTTACCGGTCAGGCAGCCGATGAACTCTTCGGCGGATACGCACGATACGGCAGATCCTCCGATCTTCGTGCCGATCTTGAAGCCGACTTTGCCGGCCTTGTCCAGCAAAGGGAAAGGGACGCGGCGGTTGCCTCGCATTTCGGCGTCTGGTATTCCCTGCCCTTTATGGACGAGCGGGTCGTTCGTGCATCCCGGACGTTCAGCCCCGAAGAACTGGTAAAGGGCGACCTTCGAAAGATCGCCATTCGAAGTGTTGCCGCCAAACATCTCCCGGAAGAGATCGCCTGGAGACCAAAAAAAGCCATGCAGTATGGAAGCGGCATCTCCTCGGCGTTAGCAAAAATCGCAAAATCGGAAGGATGCAAAGGATGCCGGGAACTGATTCAAAAACTCGTCCCGGATAAGCTATAAGTTGGCCCGGTCCAATATCAATAAGAAATGACTGATATATCCGGATTTGAACTGACCGGCCTCGCAGGTATAATCGGCTTCATCCTTATCTGTCTCATCCTCGTCATCGTGTTTACAAAACTGGAACAGAGATTCGCCAAAAAACCTGCTTCTAACAAGCAGCCCGCTCCTGAGGTGCCACGAAAGGAAAACGAATCCGCTCCCTCCGAGGAGGGACAGCCCGTATTCATCGTCGGCCAGGTGTATCAGATGGAGGACGGATCCCTCGCAGAGTATGCCGCTGACGGGACGTTTCGCAAAATAAAAGAGAAGTGATCCTGGAAATTTGAGATGAGGGTGGAACCCCTTACCCTGCCGTTGTGGAGTTATACAGGTCGGCGACGACGCCGTCTTTAAACGTCCCGACAACTATCACCGAGTATATCGTATCGCCTATATTTGGAGGAATTTTATAGGTGATTCTGATTCCCGGACTGTAGGTTTCCGGCAGATTGACCGGTTCGGCCTTAATTCCGTTGATATAAACGTCCAGCAGTACAAGACCTGCCATATCCTTGCCGCTTACGAGCTCGAGTTCGATCTGCTGATCATCGGAGCTTGCGGTCAGTCCTACGATTTTTATGATATATGCGCCGCCGCTGTAGGTATTGAGGATGAACATACTTACGATGATGGTCAAAAGAATCGCGATGGCCAAACCTAAAGCAAAACCTATCAGTGTCGGAGCAGGAAGGGTCTTTCCGGAAAAATAGTCCCAAAAGACATCAAGGAACGTTGCCACTGTCACGGAATTGGAGTTAATTAACTATAAACATTCTCTTACAGACACTTTCGATTCCGCGAAATATCAGGTACGAATGGGTATTCCGCTTCCCTTATCATGCAAAAAAACCAATAGGAACGCATGATTTGTATT from Methanocorpusculum labreanum Z includes:
- a CDS encoding asparagine synthase C-terminal domain-containing protein, translated to MQLTGWMEENGRLLDRAEIEIFSVSRLSACGGEFLLETDDCFIRDKYHIMPGNPKGKPVITAEPIVSGMSLDEAIQTAVSLRASDDAVTTLSGGVDSSLVAALAGLPCIAVGLSGSHDLIAAQQTAEILDLPITVKEIGIDDIRAALDDVLEIIPRVTPLDVEIGITGYFIAALAKETGAKRILTGQAADELFGGYARYGRSSDLRADLEADFAGLVQQRERDAAVASHFGVWYSLPFMDERVVRASRTFSPEELVKGDLRKIAIRSVAAKHLPEEIAWRPKKAMQYGSGISSALAKIAKSEGCKGCRELIQKLVPDKL
- a CDS encoding OadG family protein — protein: MTDISGFELTGLAGIIGFILICLILVIVFTKLEQRFAKKPASNKQPAPEVPRKENESAPSEEGQPVFIVGQVYQMEDGSLAEYAADGTFRKIKEK